A window of the Drosophila simulans strain w501 chromosome 2L, Prin_Dsim_3.1, whole genome shotgun sequence genome harbors these coding sequences:
- the LOC6732486 gene encoding voltage-dependent calcium channel type D subunit alpha-1 isoform X5, protein MNTGDRKEQASLTPQQQQSPQQSEQQQPITRHDALDSSSANNKLNHKHNNDKDKDTTSDKSWEAGRDLLPASVVIVDESCASKSQKQPIEPSIVSRSGATSSSQRRRQLQFQRQKEAKLYDRGDGDRDREREREASTSTSTSTSASTTTTNTVMGGGELVNCIAYDDNTLVIERKPSPSSPSTSRRYLKAETPTRGSRKYNRKSSAKSDLEVVVVKPEHHHQHRSPTITLPVPANPLTTSASAGSSPTGAGLGAGLGTASGTVLQQRYIQLQLENEKKYIFHAMQEFDYMEQTRRSGAYCSALDPPEDPNQPSGTRRRPTSTELALSNVTSQIVNNATYKLDFKQRRHKSNNGGSESGSLTGIATGPATSPAAAGPTSSSGKRRKSSCTSCGGGGISAPPPRLTPEEAWQLQPQNSVTSAGSTNSSFSSGGGRDDNSSYSAVGGDSSSSNSCNCDITGDNSTLHGFGVGDVCSFIADCDDNSEDDDGDPNNQDLSSQTLRTAAIVAAVAAAAKEQAQEQSLADCESFSDRRQDADEDVRIIQDSCGGNNDSLEDVGEVDDNADVVVRKNSRNRPSIRRTCRITEEDDDEDENADYGDFDREDQELDDEEPEGTTIDIDEQEQQHDQGDSAEEEDDDEDVDEYFEEEEDDTQAFSPFYSSSAELIDNFGGGAGKFFNIMDFERGASGGGGFSPNGNGGPGSGDVSRTARYDSGEGDLGGGNNIMGIDSMGIANIPETMNGTTIGPSGAGGQKGGAAAGAAGQKRQQRRGKPQPDRPQRALFCLSVKNPLRALCIRIVEWKPFEFLILLTIFANCIALAVYTPYPGSDSNVTNQTLEKVEYVFLVIFTAECVMKILAYGFVLHNGAYLRNGWNLLDFTIVVIGAISTALSQLMKDAFDVKALRAFRVLRPLRLVSGVPSLQVVLNSILKAMVPLFHIALLVLFVIIIYAIIGLELFSGKLHKACRDEITGEYEENIRPCGVGYQCPPGYKCYGGWDGPNDGITNFDNFGLAMLTVFQCVTLEGWTDVLYSIQDAMGSDWQWMYFISMVILGAFFVMNLILGVLSGEFSKERNKAKNRGDFQKLREKQQIEEDLRGYLDWITQAEDIEPDAVGGLISDGKGKQPNEMDSTENLGEEMPEVQMTESRWRKMKKDFDRVNRRMRRACRKAVKSQAFYWLIIVLVFLNTGVLATEHYGQLDWLDNFQEYTNVFFIGLFTCEMLLKMYSLGFQGYFVSLFNRFDCFVVIGSITETLLTNTGMMPPLGVSVLRCVRLLRVFKVTKYWRSLSNLVASLLNSIQSIASLLLLLFLFIVIFALLGMQVFGGKFNFDGKEEKYRMNFDCFWQALLTVFQIMTGEDWNAVMYVGINAYGGVSSYGALACIYFIILFICGNYILLNVFLAIAVDNLADADSLSEVEKEEEPHDESAQKKSHSPTPTIDGMDDHLSIDIDMEQQELDDEDKMDHETLSDEEVREMCEEEEEDSNSEVSARVTARPRRLSEVSMKKTKKPIPRGSAFFIFSYTNRFRVFCHWLCNHSNFGNIILCCIMFSSAMLAAENPLKANDDLNKVLNKFDYFFTAVFTIELILKLISYGFVLHDGAFCRSAFNLLDLLVVCVSLISLVSSSNAISVVKILRVLRVLRPLRAINRAKGLKHVVQCVIVAVKTIGNIVLVTCLLQFMFAVIGVQLFKGKFFKCTDGSKMTQDECYGTYLVYDDGDVHKPRLREREWSNNRFHFDDVAKGMLTLFTVSTFEGWPGLLYVSIDSNKENGGPIHNFRPIVAAYYIIYIIIIAFFMVNIFVGFVIVTFQNEGEQEYKNCDLDKNQRNCIEFALKAKPVRRYIPKHGIQYKVWWFVTSSSFEYTIFILIMINTVTLAMKFYNQPLWYTELLDALNMIFTAVFALEFVFKLAAFRFKNYFGDAWNVFDFIIVLGSFIDIVYSEIKSKDTSQIAECDIVEGCKSTKKSAGSNLISINFFRLFRVMRLVKLLSKGEGIRTLLWTFIKSFQALPYVALLIVLLFFIYAVVGMQVFGKIALDGNNAITANNNFQTFQQAVLVLFRSATGEAWQEIMMSCSAQPDVKCDMNSDTPGEPCGSSIAYPYFISFYVLCSFLIINLFVAVIMDNFDYLTRDWSILGPHHLDEFIRLWSEYDPDAKGRIKHLDVVTLLRKISPPLGFGKLCPHRMACKRLVSMNMPLNSDGTVLFNATLFAVVRTSLSIKTDGNIDDANSELRATIKQIWKRTNPKLLDQVVPPPGNDDEVTVGKFYATYLIQDYFRRFKKRKEQEGKEGHPDSNTVTLQAGLRTLHEVSPALKRAISGNLDELDQEPEPMHRRHHTLFGSVWSSIRRHGNGTFRRSAKATASQSNGALAIGGSASAALGVGGSSLVLGSVDPAGGDYLYDTLNRSVADGVNNITRNIMQARLAAAGKLQDELQGAGSGGELRTFGESISMRPLAKNGGGAATVAGTLPPEANAINYDNRNRGILLHPYNNVYAPNGALPGHERMIQSTPASPYDQRRLPTSSDMNGLAESLIGGVLAAEGLGKYCDSEFVGTAAREMREALDMTPEEMNLAAHQILSNEHSLSLIGSSNGSIFGGSAGGLGGAGSGGGLGGSSSIRNAFGGSGSGPSSLSPQHQPYSGTLNSPPIPDNRLRRVATVTTTNNNNKSQVSQNNSSSLNVRANANSQMNMSPTAQPVQQQSPQRGQGNPTYSS, encoded by the exons ATGAATACAG GAGACCGTAAGGAGCAAGCCTCGTTAAcaccgcaacagcaacaatcgCCGCAGCAGtcagagcaacagcaaccaatTACCCGACACGATGCCTTGGATAGTTCTAGTGCTAACAATAAACTAAATCATAAACACAATAACGATAAGGATAAGGATACCACTAGCGATAAGAGCTGGGAGGCGGGCAGAGATTTATTGCCGGCCAGTGTTGTCATCGTCGATGAATCATGTGCCTCGAAAAGTCAGAAACAACCAATCGAGCCGAGCATTGTTTCGCGAAGTGGAGCCACCTCCTCATCGCAACGTCGCCGGCAATTGCAATTCCAGCGACAAAAGGAGGCCAAACTTTATGACCGTGGAGATGGGGATCGGGACCGCGAACGGGAGCGGGAAGCCTCGACCTCGACCTCAACCTCGACCTCCGCCTCGACCACCACCACGAATACTGTGATGGGTGGCGGGGAGCTGGTGAACTGTATAGCCTACGATGACAACACCCTGGTCATCGAGAGGAAACCCTCGCCCTCCTCCCCGTCCACCAGCCGGCGTTATCTGAAGGCCGAAACGCCGACGCGTGGCAGTCGAAAGTACAACCGCAAGTCATCGGCGAAAAGTGATTTGGAAGTGGTCGTTGTCAAACCGGAAcaccatcatcagcatcgATCGCCGACGATAACGCTTCCGGTTCCGGCTAACCCACTAACCACATCGGCATCGGCGGGATCCTCGCCCACGGGAGCGGGATTGGGAGCCGGATTGGGAACTGCCTCGGGAACAGTCCTGCAACAAAGGTACATACAACTCCAGCTGGAGAACGaaaagaaatacattttccatGCAATGCAAGAGTTTGATTACATGGAACAAACTAGGCGTTCTGGGGCATA CTGCAGTGCACTTGATCCGCCCGAGGATCCGAATCAGCCCAGCGGGACCAGGAGGCGACCCACCAGCACCGAGCTCGCCCTCAGCAACGTCACCAGTCAGATTGTAAACAACGCCACCTACAAGCTAGACTTCAAGCAACGTCGtcacaaaagcaacaacggAGGCAGTGAGTCAGGATCTCTAACCGGAATAGCCACAGGACCGGCGACAAGtcccgcagcagcaggaccaACCAGTTCCAGCGGCAAGCGGCGCAAGTCCAGTTGCACATCCTGCGGCGGAGGTGGCATCAGTGCCCCGCCCCCGAGACTAACGCCCGAGGAGGCGTGGCAACTGCAACCGCAGAACAGTGTTACCAGTGCCGGCAGCACAAACAGTAGTttcagcagcggcggcggacGCGACGATAATAGTAGTTACAGTGCCGTCGgcggcgacagcagcagcagcaatagttGCAACTGCGATATCACCGGTGATAACAGTACATTGCATGGTTTTGGCGTCGGCGACGTTTGTAGTTTTATCGCCGATTGTGACGACAATAGCGAGGACGACGACGGCGATCCGAATAACCAGGATCTCAGCTCGCAAACCCTGCGTACAGCGGCCATCGTAGCGGCAGTTGCGGCTGCAGCCAAGGAACAGGCCCAGGAGCAATCGCTCGCCGACTGCGAGAGCTTCAGCGATCGGCGGCAGGATGCCGATGAGGACGTCCGCATCATCCAGGATAGCTGCGGCGGCAACAACGACTCACTCGAAGACGTCGGCGAGGTGGACGACAACGCCGACGTTGTCGTGAGAAAGAACTCGAGGAATCGTCCCTCGATCAGAAGGACATGCAGGATAaccgaggaggacgacgacgaagaCGAGAACGCGGACTACGGTGATTTCGATCGGGAGGATCAAGAGCTAGACGACGAGGAGCCCGAGGGCACCACCATTGACATTGATGAGCAGGAACAGCAGCACGACCAAGGGGATTCCGCTGAAGAggaagacgacgacgaggacgtCGACGAGTACtttgaggaggaggaggacgacacGCAGGCCTTTTCGCCATTCTACTCCAGTTCCGCGGAGCTAATTGATAATTTTGGTGGCGGTGCGGGCAAGTTCTTCAACATTATGGACTTCGAGCGTGGAGCCTCCGGCGGGGGAGGCTTTTCGCCAAACGGCAACGGTGGTCCCGGCAGCGGAGATGTTTCCCGGACGGCGAGATACGACTCCGGGGAGGGGGATCTGGGCGGTGGCAACAATATCATGG GCATCGATTCTATGGGCATTGCAAACATTCCGGAAACCATGAACGGCACCACAATTGGACCAAGTGGAGCTGGTGGCCAAAAAggtggagctgctgcaggtgcCGCCGGCCAAAAGCGACAACAGCGCCGTGGAAAACCGCAACCAGACAGACCACAACGAGCATTGTTTTGCCTGAGCGTCAAGAATCCTCTGCGAGCCTTGTGCATTCGCATCGTGGAGTGGAA ACCATTTGAGTTCCTTATTTTGTTAACCATTTTTGCCAACTGTATTGCCTTGGCTGTTTACACCCCTTATCCGGGCAGCGATTCAAACGTGACGAATCAAACCTTG GAAAAAGTTGAATATGTATTCCTAGTTATATTCACAGCGGAATGTGTTATGAAAATTTTAGCATATGGTTTTGTGTTACATAATGGTGCATATCTAAGAAATGGATGGAATTTATTAGATTTTACAATTGTAGTTATAGG GGCGATAAGTACTGCACTCTCCCAATTGATGAAGGACGCCTTTGATGTGAAGGCCCTACGTGCCTTTCGAGTGCTACGTCCACTGCGGCTTGTATCGGGTGTACCAA GTCTACAGGTTGTGctgaattcaattttaaaggcCATGGTGCCACTGTTTCACATTGCACTCCTGGTCCTATTCGTAATCATAATCTATGCGATCATTGGCCTAGAGCTCTTCTCTGGCAAATTGCACAAGGCGTGTCGCGATGAGATCACAG GTGAATACGAAGAAAACATCCGGCCCTGCGGAGTGGGTTACCAGTGTCCACCGGGCTACAAGTGCTACGGCGGATGGGATGGACCAAACGACGGCATCACCAACTTCGACAACTTTGGCCTGGCCATGTTGACGGTGTTCCAGTGCGTCACCCTTGAGGGCTGGACTGATGTCCTATATAGC ATCCAAGATGCAATGGGCAGCGATTGGCAGTGGATGTACTTCATTTCCATGGTTATCCTGGGTGCCTTCTTCGTGATGAATCTGATTCTCGGTGTGTTGTCCGGTGAGTTCTCCAAGGAGCGTAACAAGGCCAAGAACCGCGGCGACTTCCAGAAGCTGCGCGAGAAGCAGCAGATCGAAGAGGATCTGCGGGGCTATCTCGATTGGATTACCCAAGCCGAGGACATTGAACCAGACGCCGTGGGAGGTCTGATATCCGATGGCAAGGGCAAGCAGCCCAACGAAATGGATTCCACCGAGAACCTGGGCGAAGAAATGCCCGAGGTCCAAATGACTGAATCACGATGGCGCAAAATGAAGAAGGACTTCGATCGAGTCAATCGCCGAATGCGAAGGGCCTGTCGCAAGGCAGTCAAGTCCCAGGCCTTCTACTGGCTCATCATCGTTTTGGTGTTTCTCAACACAGGTGTCTTGGCCACGGAGCATTATGGCCAGCTTGATTGGCTGGATAATTTCCAGG agtACACCAACGTGTTCTTCATCGGTCTGTTCACCTGCGAAATGTTGTTGAAGATGTACAGCTTGGGCTTTCAGGGCTACTTCGTTTCGCTGTTCAAtcgttttgattgttttgtggTGATTGGCAGCATTACGGAAACCCTGTTAACGAACACGGGAATGATGCCTCCATTGGGTGTCTCCGTGCTGCGTTGTGTACGCCTCCTGAGAGTCTTTAAAGTAACTAA GTACTGGCGGTCTCTCTCAAATCTCGTCGCTTCCCTATTGAACTCTATACAATCGATTGCTTCACTTTTGTTACTGCTCTTCCTATTTATTGTGATATTTGCTCTGCTGGGCATGCAAGTTTTTGGcggtaaatttaattttgatggAAAAGAGGAGAAGTATCGAATGAACTTCGACTGCTTCTGGCAGGCTCTACTCACAGTGTTTCAG ATCATGACTGGTGAGGATTGGAATGCTGTGATGTATGTGGGCATCAATGCCTATGGCGGTGTTTCCTCCTATGGTGCCTTGGCCTgtatttactttattattttgttcatATGCGGTAACTACATCCTGCTAAACGTGTTCTTGGCCATTGCTGTGGATAATTTGGCCGATGCCGACTCGCTCTCTGAGGTCGAAAAAGAAGAGGAACCT cACGATGAATCTGCTCAGAAGAAGTCTCATAGTCCGACTCCAACAATTGATGGCATGGATGATCACCTCAGCATAGATATCGATATGGAGCAACAGGAACTAGATGATGAAGACAAGAT GGACCATGAAACATTATCAGACGAGGAAGTCCGTGAAATGTgcgaggaggaagaggaag ACTCCAATTCCGAAGTATCAGCACGTGTCACTGCACGACCCCGGCGATTATCCGAAGTCAGCATGAAGAAGACTAAAAAGCCCATCCCGCGAGGCAGtgcctttttcattttcagttacACGAACAG ATTTCGCGTCTTCTGCCACTGGCTTTGCAATCACAGCAATTTCGGCAACATTATCCTGTGTTGCATTATGTTTTCATCGGCTATGTTGGCAGCAGAGAAtcctctgaaagccaatgaTGACCTGAATAAA gtgctcaataaatttgattattttttcaCGGCAGTTTTCACAATAGAACTGATtctgaaattgatttcataCGGCTTCGTATTACACGACGGAGCCTTTTGCAGATCCGCATTTAATCTATTAGATTTACTTGTGGTCTGCGTGTCATTGATATCTCTAGTGTCCAG TTCGAATGCGATTTCAGTCGTGAAAATTCTACGTGTGCTCCGTGTTTTAAGGCCACTCAGAGCCATTAATCGTGCCAAGGGACTGAAG CATGTTGTTCAATGTGTCATAGTCGCTGTTAAGACTATCGGAAATATTGTGCTCGTCACATGCCTACTGCAGTTCATGTTTGCCGTAATAGGAGTCCAATTGTTTAAG GGCAAGTTTTTCAAGTGCACTGATGGTTCCAAAATGACTCAAGATGAATGCTA cgGAACCTATTTGGTctatgatgatggcgatgttCATAAGCCGCGACTCAGGGAACGGGAATGGAGTAACAATCGCTTCCATTTCGATGATGTGGCCAAGGGCATGTTGACATTATTCACGGTGTCCACCTTTGAGGGTTGGCCAGG TTTGCTGTATGTTTCAATTGATTCGAATAAGGAAAACGGCGGTCCAATACACAACTTCCGTCCGATCGTAGCTGCCTACTATATAAtctacattattattattgccttCTTCATGGTGAACATATTCGTCGGTTTCGTTATCGTCACTTTCCAAAATGAGGGTGAACAGGAATATAAGAATTGTGATCTGGATAAAAATCAGCGCAATTGCATAGAGTTTGCCTTGAAAGCGAAACCCGTTAGACGCTATATACCCAAGCATGGTATACAATATAAGGTCTGGTGGTTCGTCACGTCGTCATCCTTCGAATACACAATATTCATACTGATCATGATAAACACGGTAACACTGGCTATGAAGTTTTATAATCAGCCGTTGTGGTACACGGAACTTTTAGATGCTTTGAATATGATATTTACGGCGGTGTTTGCtttggaatttgtttttaaattagcCGCGTTTCGATTTAAG AACTACTTTGGAGATGCCTGGAACGTCTTCGATTTTATCATCGTTTTAGGCAGTTTCATTGACATTGTCTACTCTGAAATTAAG agCAAGGATACCTCTCAGATAGCAGAATGCGACATTGTAGAGGGCTGCAAATCCACCAAGAAATCA GCTGGTTCAAATTTAATATCCATCAATTTCTTCCGACTGTTCCGAGTGATGCGACTCGTCAAGCTTCTCAGCAAAGGCGAAGGCATTCGAACATTACTGTGGACTTTTATTAAATCCTTCCAAGCACTTCCATATGTAGCCCTGCTAATTGTGCTtctatttttcatttatgcgGTTGTGGGGATGCAG GTGTTCGGCAAAATTGCTCTAGATGGAAACAACGCCATCACGGCCAATAACAATTTCCAAACGTTCCAGCAGGCTGTTTTAGTACTCTTCCGATCGGCCACCGGAGAAGCTTGGCAGGAAATTATGATGTCCTGCTCGGCGCAACCGGATGTGAAGTGCGATATGAATTCAGATACGCCGGGAGAACCATGCGGTTCCTCAATAGCCTATCCCTACTTTATTTCCTTCTATGTTCTCTGCTCGTTTTTG ATCATTAATCTTTTCGTGGCCGTCATTATGGACAACTTTGACTATCTGACTCGGGATTGGTCCATTTTGGGTCCCCATCACCTGGACGAGTTTATTCGTCTTTGGAGCGAGTACGATCCGGACGCCAAGGGGCGCATCAAACACTTGGATGTGGTCACATTGCTGAGAAAGATCTCCCCACCACTTGGCTTCGGCAAACTGTGTCCACATAGAATGGCCTGCAAGCGACTGGTTTCCATGAACATGCCCCTCAACTCAGATGGAACGGTTCTCTTCAATGCCACACTGTTTGCGGTGGTCCGCACTTCGCTGAGCATCAAAACTGACGGTAACATCGATGATGCCAACTCCGAGCTGCGCGCCACGATCAAGCAGATCTGGAAGCGGACCAATCCAAAGCTTCTGGATCAGGTGGTACCACCGCCGGGCAACGATGACGAGGTGACCGTCGGCAAGTTCTACGCCACATATCTAATTCAGGACTACTTCCGGCGCTTCAAGAAGCGCAAGGAACAGGAGGGCAAGGAGGGTCATCCGGACAGCAATACAGTCACGCTGCAGGCCGGTTTGCGAACCCTACACGAAGTGTCTCCAGCTCTCAAGAGAGCCATCTCGGGCAATCTCGACGAGTTGGACCAGGAGCCGGAGCCCATGCATCGC CGCCACCATACGCTTTTTGGCAGCGTGTGGTCATCGATCCGCCGACATGGAAACGGAACCTTCAGGCGAAGTGCCAAGGCAACTGCTTCGCAAAGCAACGGAGCCTTGGCGATCGGTGGATCCGCATCCGCGGCCTTGGGCGTGGGCGGTAGCTCGCTGGTCCTGGGGAGCGTCGATCCCGCTGGCGGGGATTATCTGTACGACACCTTGAACCGCAGCGTAGCCGACGGAGTGAACAATATAACGCGGAACATAATGCAGGCACGCTTGGCGGCAGCCGGAAAGCTGCAGGACGAACTGCAGGGGGCTGGGAGTGGCGGAGAGCTAAGGACGTTCGGCGAGAGCATATCCATGCGAccgctggccaaaaatggagGCGGAGCGGCCACTGTGGCCGGAACACTGCCGCCTGAGGCGAATGCCATTAACTATGA CAACCGCAATCGTGGTATTTTATTGCATCCATATAACAATG TCTACGCACCCAATGGTGCTCTTCCTGGCCACGAACGCATGATCCAATCGACACCAGCTAGTCCCTACGATCAGCGTCGTTTACCAACTTCATCTGATATGAACGGCCTAGCCGAATCATTGATTGGAGGG GTACTCGCCGCTGAGGGATTGGGTAAATACTGCGACTCCGAGTTCGTGGGGACTGCTGCACGGGAGATGCGCGAGGCGCTGGACATGACGCCCGAGGAAATGAACCTGGCCGCCCACCAGATCCTCTCGAACGAGCACTCGCTGAGTCTGATCGGCAGTAGCAATGGGAGCATCTTCGGTGGATCCGCCGGTGGCCTGGGAGGGGCTGGTTCTGGAGGTGGGTTGGGCGGTAGCAGCAGCATTCGCAACGCCTTcggcggaagcggaagtggcCCGTCCTCGCTGTCGCCGCAGCATCAGCCTTACTCGGGCACTCTGAACTCACCACCGATTCCGGATAATCGTCTGAGACGTGTTGCCACAGTCACGaccacaaacaataacaataagtCCCAAGTTAGCCAAAACAATTCGAGTAGCTTAAATGTTAGAGCTAATGCCAATAGCCAAATGAACATGTCACCAACTGCACAACCAGTGCAGCAACAATCGCCGCAAAGAGGACAGGGCAATCCGACCTACTCCTCATAG